DNA from Etheostoma spectabile isolate EspeVRDwgs_2016 chromosome 23, UIUC_Espe_1.0, whole genome shotgun sequence:
ACCAGACTGTCATTAGCTTGCTAAACTCATTCCGAGACACAGCGACAGTTGGTTAGCATCATTGATAGCTCCAGCTAACATTAAATAATAACTGCTTCCATGTTAGCTAGCGGTTTTATTGCTAACAAGCTACATTTATTGATCCCATGGCGTCGTGAAGCTGGACACCGTGTCGAAACGCCCACCACGGTCAAActacccttcacaataaaagtctcAGGTATTAAAATGTAACATAACATACGGTGATATTGTTTTCAACTAATTACAATGTTAAGTGTAATTCTAAAACAAGAAATTCCTCATGAACGACGTCGGTATGGGCTTGGTCCTTCCGGGAGAATAACCTAGCAACGGAGGACGCAGTGATGTCATTACAGGACGTCGTTACCACAGCGTACCAGCAGGGGTGAGCATAGACCTagcaaagagtttttttttacttaatttattttctatttattcttTACTGACCCTTggcatgtgttgtattcttgTGTTtcgtttttgtattttctgtatctgattaaaaaataaaaaatgtgttactGCTTGTTCCATGGATGTCCGTCAAGACAAAATGCTTACAAAAAGAGGACGTTCTGTTTTTgaccttcacaataaaacacctGTTAATGGTCAAAAGGCTTATggtaaaaaagagagagagagagagagagagagatttatgaAAGGTGAGTATGATGCCACGGGGTGGTTCCTCATGGTATCAGCAGGTAAAGGCGTGGCCCGTCATATTATCTGAAAGCAACGAGATTAAAGGACGCCGCTGTAAGTAGGCTACACATGCAAAACACCTTTATTTCTCTATTTTATTACTTTCAAAGCATTTTCATCATAATGTATTTATGCTTATTACAGGGCGGCGTCTACTTTAATCAACACAACAGgtgggttttctttctttctagtTGTATAGTGCATGCACCTGTTTACTGCTTGGGCGGCCTCATTTATATCCGTTTAACAGCTAACATAAAACTATTCCAACAAGATACACTGCTAATTTGTAAATATAGTTAGtccttttttaatgaattaatatGTGCAGGTTTAACGTGTGATCTAATATGTGTGATCTTCACAACAACCTTTGTTTGCTTTGGGTGATGCCTTCATCTCTTTGTTATGACAATATGGCAAAGGACTATAGGCTGTTGTACCATTAATACTCCAAAACTGTCATCTGGGTATTATTATGGGGCCTAACCTATGATTATATTGTTACGGTTCCCACATTTAAAGCTATATTTAGGTAGTATTCAAAATACTATAAACATACAtcattataatatttttttctatagtTATTGTAAATCAACAAACAAATATGAAGTCTATAGGTAGATTCTTGGAAAccagtgatttttttatttcttcagtaATAAAGGCAGTTTGGTTGATTTGAGTTATGGAAATTATGGATTTGCATTGAGGCAGACAAGTGCAGGTACAACAGAAACTGGTCATAGGACAGGTGCGTGTAGGATGGAACAGACCTAAGGGTTGGGGAAAATAACAAGTcataaatacagtaataaaGGAAGATCAGGTAGTTAGACAGTTTCTATACCTCTATAGCTTTTTTCTATAGTTCTAAACAGACAtctgaaacataaaaacactttAGTTGATATAAAGGCCTAAAGTAGTAAGGTGTTGTTGGACTTTATCCAACAGATGATGTCATCCCTTCAAACCTGGGAGAGCCTGTTTTATCTACCTGGATTGCTCCCTGGTAACACAGCCACCACCTAGCCTGCACATGACCCATTATTTACATAGCCTGTTTATTAACGTTGGTAGTCCAGCACGGATAACATGGCCGATGAAGCTCTAGGAACTTCCTCTCACGTGTACTGAAGTGAATCATTTGAATAATAACggtttttcttttcagaaaacaaaatggTGGAACAAACAAGACAGCCGAGTCGCGTCGTCTCCCTCCGGGCTGGACCTGGTGAGGTGGACACTGACACCCTGTTTGACGTGAACCTCAGGTACATGTGGTGCAGGCCCTTCCCAAGACACCAGTCATAATAACACCACCCCCATAGAGCTCAGACAGACGGCGCCTCAGGCTACAGACCATGTGGGATCAGTTGTACCAAAAACAACTGATcccacaatacacacaacaatgtataaaaaaagaatcacTTTGGTGTGGGATTGGGTTTTATCTAACAcctaataatataaaaatatggaCTAATAAAGCACTGTTTCTAATAACTAGGGGTGGGGATAATCAAAAATCGTGTGTATTGTGAtcgtatgtgtgtattttaagtaatcgctttttttccccctagaatagttttttttttctttcttttttcttacctACATCATATCCGTTTTTTGactgaaagcagaaaatgcgaaaaatacatgttatgtacttctttacaaatgaaataattgTCAGACGGACTGACTGACgtgatgtgcattctttttagaaaagaatttgtttttagaattgtctcatgatatattgtctctagaagtgtattattcaacttttgtttttgttaaagaaggaaaagaaaatcacaatactcaatactattgaaTCGCAACGAATGAAAAACCCAATACACATTGAATTGGCACCCATGTACTGTTGCTTTTCGTTAGAATCCAGTCTGGACAAAGCGTATCGACCCAGCCCTACTTATAACGATTCATTACATACTTCAGTCTGACAGCACTTTGCTTGTGTGAGAAATCCATTAAGGCCACATTGTGAAAATCTTGGTAACTGAACAAGAGTCATGTCTGTTTGCTCCCTCAGGATAAATGACCAGGCTGCACGGGCCATTGGGCAACAGTTGGCTCTAATTGGCGATCAGATGGACTGGGAATGGACCAGCAGACAACTGAACTGGCTGCCGACACCTCTAGACGTGATAAGACCCGCTCAGGCATTAACCAGGACAATATATCGGTATAAATCACAAGAAACGTCTATCTCTAGAGCTTTTCTGTATCTGGCTGTTGAGAAATTGTAACCTGGTATTGCTTCTCTTTTAGGGATATCCACAATCAGTTATGGGGCTTCCAGGGCGTGTCTGCAGCGGTGAAGGCCTGGATAGCAAGCACTGCGCCTGGGGTATTCTACCTGTGTCTTAAGTGACCTTTTATGCTACTACTGCTTAGTTTAAAACATATATAcggtatgtacatgtatatgcatgcaaaaagtattttctgAACTCAAGTCTCATTGCACGTTCTCCTTCATTTCACAGGTGTCCAATTTCAAACCAGTAACCTGCACTGGCTGGGCCAGAGGGGCACTGGTGACTGTGGCGCTGTTGGCTGCAGTGACCATTTTGGGGGCCCTGTGGGTGGAATGGAAAGCCTAAACGGGGACATAAGCAGGCCTTTTAGGCCATTATATATTTGACAAAAAAGGGTTTGCAAGTGAATGACAATTATTTCTGATTTGTTTCTGCTGTTTACTTCGACGTCTTTTTTATACTATCTTAATGATGTATTGAATTTGACACTATATAACCGGAAAACAGgtgaaaaatttttttttcaaattgtcaAATTTGTCAGGGCATGTGGAAATTGTTAAATTGGTTTTACAGTATTGCCCAAGGAGTTGGCCAGCATATTGTAGCAGTGTCATGTTGGTTCACAGTTGTATTAATGTCAAAAAAGCATGTTTCCCATGACTGGACTGTTGCTGGCCTGCAGTTTTTTGTATCCAGATTAGTTTCTTACTGGTTTAAGAGGCCaacggttttttttttttacaaattatatGTAGCCTTGCTTTATATAAAATGAAGGGAGCTGGACTTTCTGTTTCAGATTTGAAAATGCTTTTTCATGTGATGCAAATAAACTTCTAAATTACAAAATTTTCATCATGtctcattaataaaaaatatttaattacataataataataataataagaccaTGAGAAGCAACCACAGGAGCTTGCAGGTTTAACAGTTCTTGCCGGTCCTGGCCACATCAAAACGAGCTCCGAAGCCCATTTTTTGACCTCTACATCTCAGCATTCAGTCTTCATAAGTGGTCACTTCCACCTGCGCGTACGTTTGGAAGGCCTTCCTGTTACACTTTTGAAGCGTGGCGCCGAGCTGCTTTCCGGGGCCGACCTCGTAGGTGTGGGGGAACTTCATTCCCTGTGTCCTCTCGTAGATCTCGTGCAGAGTTTGCTCCCACTTCACAGGCGACACCAGCTGCTTCACCAGCTGCCTGCGCACGTGGCTCTCATTCATGTAGCGCTTGCCGTCCACGTTGGAGTACACGTTGATCTCGGGGCGACGGACCTGAGTGGGAGAGAACTCGTGTTACATGACTAGCCCTCAAGGTGTGTGACCTTGAAAAATTGGTAGCTGAACAAAATGGCTATTGGTGAGGTTAGAAAACCTTTTGTGAGATGTGGATGAAAATAACTCATATTAAAAGGGGGCAGTGGAGGTAATTTTTTCCCTTGGTTTGTTTACTGCAGCGACTAACAATTTCATTATCATTTAATCTgaagattctttttttcaattaattgattgatagttttgtctataaaatgtcaaaaaaaattaccAACAATTTTTAGCTTACTATCAAACTACAAAGAAACTGATTTAGAGCACGGTGCTCGTTGGGCAGTTTAAAAGGGGTGGTTTTAAAATCATATCTGTCTTATAGGTTTTGTAAATTAGCACTCTTACAGATTGTTAATGCTTCCCAAAGTGGGGTAATTTAAGGGCGCCACTAAAATggttcattttacattttttacagtacaCTTTTAAAATTCTTTCACTATATATAAAAAGAGGACAACCTTTACATTCACTTCATGTTTATTACATTTCCAAATGTATACAATCGGAAGAaataccccaaaaaaacatggaaatcaTTAAATTACCATAACACCATGAAGAAAGTTTGACTGACCTCCACCTGTCGGAGCACCTCTCTGAGGGGCTCAGTAGCCGACTCCATCAGCTCGGTGTGGAAGGCCCCGCTGACTGGGAGAGGTTTGGCCCTCACGAACTGGAGACGTCGTGAATTTTTCTGGAGGAAATCCAGAGCCTGAGGAGTCAACACAGTTATGATGAAAGAAACATCACAAGAGGAGTCTGAGACAAAACTGTGTAAAAGGGTTTTTCAATCACACTTTTACGCAGATTTATTAGCACTgtaatgacaaaacaacaaagatgtAAAGGATTTGTTGTGGTACATTTTGTGTCATATTATATGTTCATCCTAAAGCGggatttatggttctgcggaGGTTGAGTCGGCATGCGTGTGTGGGAAGTGTGTGGTAGAGTGAgggaaagtgagagagtgacagcatTATCTTCGGAGCGAGTAcagtgactctagagtcatagtgagagaaaacaaagtgtctcccccattctttctgaccacggtgggaaatctgtagcaggaaaagttaaccctctccttgatttcctATTGTTTAttgagaaggagaaccaggaaatgagtagtGGGAAATGCAActctaccaagccacggccgagcGACGTACTATACGTCGCTAGGACatgaagttacattttttgagaggtgcacatCAGAGGCTACGGCACATGGTCCGGGGTGTAGGTGCGTGTCTCCACGTACTTACGTACGTAGCAACAGGTTGGATTTTACACAGAAGTATGAATCAAGCTTATGGCGGCCATAATGCTCCATACCTTTTGGTGCCCTGCGATGACCCTGCCATCGGGAAACAGATAGTTGGCCACAGAGCAAACCGGCTCCTCGATGCCCAGGCTTGTGCAGTGCTCTTTAGCCTGCACACAGGCATGTTTGTACTGGGCCTGTGGCCTACCGATGACTGAAAGCATCCCACTAGCAACCAGCTCTGATGCTTTCTGCATGGCCTCAGCACGGACCTTCACTGCGTACAGCGCTAGAAGACACAGAGGGggtaatatattatatttcttttaacTGAGCAACATCTACATCAAGTACAAGTTAAGAAACACGTTTACCTTCTGCATAGTTCATGGCACCCGAAAAAACCAGGGCAGCAAATTCTCCAACGCTGAAACCCGCAGCAGCAACACACGTCTCAATGGCCTGTGGACAGAAGTGTGAAGagttagacaaaaaaaacaaactaaaatacaacaaaatgacATCTTTTACccaagggcgtaactttgggttcaacattggggGGTTGAGATCTCTACAATTGAGCAAAAATAGAATTTTTTAGCAAAGTAAATACGTCTTTTCCTGCATTCTTGTGAATTTCCTGCAACAATGTGTGCATTTTCTGCATCAAATTATGatgcaaatgtttttaattctgtaaaggaaattattattagattttgttttttgggNNNNNNNNNNGGGCAAATATTCGATATTGTACCCTTTCCTGTAAATTACGGCAATGGTTTTACCCATTGCTACTTTTGCTGAAGTAAGATTTTAAATGCAgggttttttacttttaatacagtATTTGTATTGTAGGCCTACTTAAACTATCGAAGTACTTCTTTCACAACTGCAAAAAAACCCCGCTGTCGATCGAATAAAGATTAATAACTAAAAGA
Protein-coding regions in this window:
- the mcat gene encoding malonyl-CoA-acyl carrier protein transacylase, mitochondrial, which codes for MLSSVVVTPAASIGKLRSLVSLSRRLSSSHLGSQDGAPHLPPETPAPLLGSEPPAMERRPRKDPSGCSVLLFPGQGSQFVGMGRGLLKYPNVKEMFTVAQKLLGYDLLSLCLEGPEEELMKTVHCQPAVFVTSLAAVERLNHENPKAIETCVAAAGFSVGEFAALVFSGAMNYAEALYAVKVRAEAMQKASELVASGMLSVIGRPQAQYKHACVQAKEHCTSLGIEEPVCSVANYLFPDGRVIAGHQKALDFLQKNSRRLQFVRAKPLPVSGAFHTELMESATEPLREVLRQVEVRRPEINVYSNVDGKRYMNESHVRRQLVKQLVSPVKWEQTLHEIYERTQGMKFPHTYEVGPGKQLGATLQKCNRKAFQTYAQVEVTTYED